TCCTTGAtcatctgctgctccttcagcttCAAGGTCAGCTGCAGCTTGTCAGTGGTGGTGTCTTCCTTGTCGTAGAAGGTATCTGAGGGTATCTTAACCTCAAAGTATGTGCCCTCCCACGCGTCGACCCTGTCGATGTGGTTTGTCAGCTTGGGTGGCTCGTTTGGCTCCCAGGGCCGGGGCAGCCCGCTGGCTGTGGTGCGCACACGGGACGGCGGAGAGGCTGTTGTCAGCTTGGAGATGGGGGATCTGGTTGTGCTGGGAGGCTTTGTGGGACGAGGCGTTTTGGGCCTTCGAGTAGGCCTTCGTGTGATTGCCGTGGAGGAATCTGTCGTGGACGGTGTAGCTGGCTTCAGGGTGGAGACTCTCGGTTTCTTGGTGGTAGTTGAGGGTGGCGTGATCATTGCTGTGGGCTCTATGTACCCAGGCATGGTAGGGCGGATTGGCACagaggctgtgcctgtgccttcTGCTACCCTGGTTGGCTGGATCGGCCCCAGCGTGGGTGTCTGGACAATGGGGCCTCTGGTTCTGATGGTGACTGTTGGCTTCCTTGGCAGTGGAATGGGCTCCCGGACGGGGGGTGCCGTTGTCTCTGTGGGAGGTGCGATGGCGGGTGATGTTGGGGTGGGGACAATCCTGGTGGGTGGCTCTTGTGCTGCAGTGGTGGGCGGCCCGATGGCAGTCAAAGGCGTAGGGGTGGCGTTGATCTGCCGCCGCATCCTCTTTGGGAGGTGAGGTTTCTTGTTAGCAATGTGCCAGCCAACAACAGGGTAGCCAAGGCGGGCAGACATGGTTCCTTCCTTAGCTGGAGCCTCCACCTTGCTGATGTTGGGGACACTATTTTGGCTCAGGGAGCATCCCAGTTTCCATGAGAGTAAGGCCCCGTTTTCCACCACCTTCTTTGCATTTCCTGGTCCAGCCATGAACGCTGACATGTCAAAGAGTCTGTTATTTACAACAGGAACCAACTTCATGTTGCTAAGTTCCACCTCTGAAAAGCTCCTCATTCTGTTTAAGAGTTCAATCCTCTGCTTTGGTGTCATTTTTGTTAAGTCAGCGTCCAAAATGACAGTCAGAATAGTGACTGGCTCTTCTGAGCCACACACGAAGGGTGTGGTGTCACTCATGTCTTGGACGGGCACTCTCACTGACTGAGGCTCGTTGTGGTCTTCTTGGTGGACCTCAACGGAGAAGACGTTTGTGGTCTGTGGGACATAGCTCCCATTCGGGAAGGGCTGCAGAGTGGTCACCGAGATGTAGTGGACACCCTTGTCTGTGTCAAGGGGCAGCCCTTCCAGGGAGCTACTCTCTGCATTCCAGTGCAACCAAGAAGGCAAGGAGTCTTTCCCAGCTTCAGAGatctaacaaacaaacaaacaaacaaacaaacaaacaaacaagctttTAGAAGTGTAACATTAGGACAGGTTctatcagcagcagcacttaATTTCaaggattaaagaaaaaaatctgaagtatGACAATTGGGGAAGGAACATCCtggccagagcacagcagcctttgcctcctcctccacatCTTGGCAAGGATGAGCTCTGTGGGGGGCACTGGACCCAAAGAGTTTAAGGAGCCACAAGAGGTCATAAAGTCCCACAAGGCCCCCTTGCCTACAAGTGCTCCAACACTTGCTGTGCAACTGCCAAGCACAAGTGGTGTATTTTCTGAGGGCAGATGGCAAGTTTACGTCATGGGGACAGTGACAACGCTGAGGGCGATGTTATgccacacagcagagctgatcCAACAACTGCCCTCTTCCcactccttcctctcccagcttGGCGATCTTGCTCCTTTCCTCACCCCATCACACCCTACCCACCCAACATACATCAGgcccactgctccagcagctcagcagaacaTGTATTTTCTCCACTTACTTTCAGGTTGTCCCACTGTTTCCAGAATCAGGATGACCCAAAGGGGCCAGAAGCTGACCAGCTATGGTTGTGAGTCCCTGGCCTAGATGGAGCACACCAGCTCTCAACAAGCAGCAGGAAACCCTGAGAGCTAcatgctgctgtcctgctctgccagagGAACAGCAGCCGAGGAtagagggagcagagccaatGTAATGGCCAGTatgggcaggcagggatgtgaCACATGGCCTGGAGAATTGCTGGACACGACACAGGACAGCATGCCAGTTTGGCTTCACCCCCAGGCTAGCTAggcttcatttttaaatgaaggatCTCACCTTCACATAGTAACTTGCTGCTGCAAGGGAAGCCTTTGTCTCAGAGCACAAGCACCTCAAGACTCCAACAGACTCTTTACTACCTCTTTCAGCCCTGGGTTACAAACCCCCAAGCCCCCCCAGTCTCTGGCAGCTGACATCCATCTGCTCTACAGCAGTTTGCGGATGACACGCGGTAGAGCGGAACTGCTTGGGCTGCGCGGTGAAGGGGTCAGGCTGCCAGCTCGGTGGGCTGTGACATTTCCCGGGGCTGTAGGTACTCCAGAGTGAGTAACCTGAGCTTCATCACCTCCCAGGTCCGGAGGCGTCTGGCAAGTGCTCTGGCGGGGCTTTCCAGAACTCCACGGGGCATCTCCCCCTGACACTCAGAGCAAACAGGATGCTTTGGGGCTCATGGAGATGCATTTAGCAACCACTGCAGTCCAATACAGAGCCAGGCTCTAGCTCTCCACCTGAAAGGGTGCTTTGGTTCTCTGCAGTTCTGTAAAGCTTATTCATATTTCATAATTTACCCAAATGCAAAGCTGAAGAGGAGCTTCGCAAGGAAACCTGCCTGGCAGGAGCATTCCTGCATCCAGTAGCAGGTGCAGAACCGGTGCTGGATTAGCCAAGACTGCAGGTCCTGCTGGGGAAAGCCCATTTGGACAAGGGAGGatgcctggtgctgcagggctgggcacgcTCTGAGTCCTGGGTGCCACTCCCACTCCCTGACTGCAGGCAGGATtcagggagcagcctgggactcACTCCCACACTGTGGGTTTCAACAAACTGAAGGGTCTGgatgcacagctctgccaggatAACGCAGGACCCAAAAGCCTTCTGGCAAGAGCAGCACATAAAAGCTTTTGTGCAAGAGCCACAGAGAGTTTCAGCCACAATCACACAGGCAACATCCTTGTTCCTCTCCTCTGTGAAGGACCAGCCCCACTTTCAGGCAGTCTGGACAAGCTGGAGAGCACATTATGGGCCACATGCTGGGTACTGCTTACAGAGCAGAGTTTAAAGCTCTCAGCTTTAGTTAACTCCTCACCTGCCATATCCCAGAGCAGAGTATTCAGATTCCTGCTTACAACAGCTGGAGGAAGCTGTCCCAAGGGCCCTATACCTCAGTATATGCCACCACACACCAACGTGTGAGCATCCTTCCCTGGGTCTTGCTGTCTACCCACATGTCTGGCAGGGACAGGGTAGGGCTGTGGCTGCGTTCACTCCTCCTCCACTGCAAGAACAGGAGCTGCTTTGAGCCCAGACATCCCAAAGGAAGGGCAGCCCTTCAcctgtgctgggcccagggAGCCAAGCCTTGCTCCTGCAGGAACAAAGGAAGGAATTGTCCTTGCTTGGCATTTCTTCTGCAAAGAGAGAACAAAGGCAGggtctgctcctgcccagccagaAGCACTGACCTGCCCtcatcttcctttaaaaaagtgTCATTTCATCACACCCTCTAAAAACTGAGACATCAGTACACTGCCCAGTGCAGTAAAGCATTTACAGTAGCATTTACAGGAGCTAGGTGGTTCCACTCTTTAACCTCCTGTGCCAAAATTGGCCACTAACCTGCCCACTGTGGAGAatggagggctgggctgggcacacaTAAGGAACAGAAACATTGGGAGCCAGGACAAAGCCACAATGTTACTGAGGCTTACACAACCAAGAAGAATATAAACTTTAATAGTGAGTGGCTAAATTCACTCGGAGTGTGTAATTTTAGGCTACATTTGGAACAAATCTTCCCGTTCTGTGCACTCTGCAAAAGCCCTTAATTACAGGATCACACACTCCACACATCTTTCCTGAGAGCTGGGGTTTTCTGatgctgcctcctccctgggcactggcatGACTTGAGGAGGAGACCTCCAAGCAGCAATAATTTACCCAGTCTCATGTCACAAGGTGATTCTTTCTTCAGTCATATCTGCTCCTACTTTTGACAGCCAAACTCACTTCAGGAAGGTGGCTGACCGCACACACAGAAGTGATGGCAAGGGAGACATAGGCCAGTCTGAATACTCCTGCTTCTTGGAAAACCATTTTAAACCTACAGTTTACATGTAGGGCCCATGCTAGAGAAAGAAACTGCAGCTGGATAGAGTCACACCAAAAACTAGGCTCTGCTGATAAAAAACCAACAGGCCAAGCAATCACTGACTGGGAGGACTTGTTCTAGCAGGGATGCAACAGTTGCAAAACATTTATAAACCAACTTAAACTTGATTTCAGATGAGCTGAGCTAGTTCAGCTGTACTCAGCCTGCAAGGAAATGTGGACTGTTTCTAAAGGCTCTGCAAGAGAtgattaagaaaattaaatttatgtgTATTACTCCTATGAAGCCTGTGCCTCCCCTGTGAAATCTTTGAGAAGGCAACAAGTCACAAGCATCCGATGTCTCTGCACTGCTTTAAACACAACAACTGACCTGATGGTAGAAATCACCCATATTCATGTGACAAAGGAAGAGCCAACACAGACTGGAGAAGATAAATAAAGCTGTTACCATGATGTATAAAAATACTTGCTCCTAAATAAACGCCGACCAGGGGAGCCCTTGGCATGGGTCTGTCCTGTCCATCAtcactgctgtgtttgcagtggTGAAAAACTGGGAGAAGGGAGACCTGGACTCTGTTCTAGCAATGTTTCTTTCAGATACTGCTTCAAAGGGTATTTGTTGGGGGTACACATAGTTAATGATTTGGGATCTCTAGTTTTCAC
This is a stretch of genomic DNA from Sylvia atricapilla isolate bSylAtr1 chromosome 11, bSylAtr1.pri, whole genome shotgun sequence. It encodes these proteins:
- the DAG1 gene encoding dystroglycan 1, translated to MTVGCLLQPPVLGRTWLPMLLLAASAQCHWPSEPAEVVRDWENQLEASMHSVLSDLRETVPAVVGIPDSSAVVGRYFRVSIPTDLIASNGEVVQISEAGKDSLPSWLHWNAESSSLEGLPLDTDKGVHYISVTTLQPFPNGSYVPQTTNVFSVEVHQEDHNEPQSVRVPVQDMSDTTPFVCGSEEPVTILTVILDADLTKMTPKQRIELLNRMRSFSEVELSNMKLVPVVNNRLFDMSAFMAGPGNAKKVVENGALLSWKLGCSLSQNSVPNISKVEAPAKEGTMSARLGYPVVGWHIANKKPHLPKRMRRQINATPTPLTAIGPPTTAAQEPPTRIVPTPTSPAIAPPTETTAPPVREPIPLPRKPTVTIRTRGPIVQTPTLGPIQPTRVAEGTGTASVPIRPTMPGYIEPTAMITPPSTTTKKPRVSTLKPATPSTTDSSTAITRRPTRRPKTPRPTKPPSTTRSPISKLTTASPPSRVRTTASGLPRPWEPNEPPKLTNHIDRVDAWEGTYFEVKIPSDTFYDKEDTTTDKLQLTLKLKEQQMIKENSWVQFNSTSQLMYGMPDHNHIGKHEYFMYATDKGGLFAVDAFEIHVHKRPHGDKSPVKFKARLEGDHNAVVNDIHKKIMLVKKLALAFGDRNSSTITVQDITKGSIVVEWTNNTLPLEPCPREQIWTLSKKIADDSGRPSPAFSNVLQPEFKPLNVSVVGSGSCRHIQFVPVTKDGRVISEATPTVAAGKDPEKSSEDDVYLHTVIPAVVVAAILLVAGIIAMICYRKKRKGKLTIEDQATFIKKGVPIIFADELDDSKPPPSSSMPLILQEEKAPLPPPEYPNQSMPETTPLNQDTIGEYTPLRDEDPNAPPYQPPPPFTAPMEGKGSRPKNMTPYRSPPPYVPP